In Chloroflexota bacterium, the DNA window GTCGGACGAGGAGGAGACGGTCAGCTGGATCACCGACGACGAGACGCTCACGGGCACCACCCACACGGTGGACGAGCTGACCTGCGGCACGGCCTACGAGTTCCGGGTCACCGCGTTCGGGGATCAGGTGGTGCACACGGCGGCGTGGGGCACGCCGGCGACCGCGGTGTCGGCGACGACGGCCATCTGCCCGCCCCCGGCCCCCGACAATCTGGCCGCGGGCACGGTTGGGAAAACCAGCATCCCGCTCACGTGGGACGCCGTGACCGGCGCCGCCAAGTACCGTCTGGAGTATCGCGTCAGCGACACCGATACCTGGTCGAGCGCCAGCGATGCGATCACCGCGGCGGCGTACACGGTGGACGACCTCACCTGCGGCACGTCGTATGAAGTCCAAGTGAGCGCCTTCGGCGACGGCGTTTCGCTTGTCGCCGAATGGGGTGCGGCCTCAACGGTTGTCACGGCTGCAACGGCCTTGTGCGCGCCCCCGGCCCCGACAAACGTCGCCGCGGGCACGGTTGGGAAAACCAGCATCCCGCTCACGTGGGACGCCGTGACCGGCGCCGCGAAGTACCGCGTCGAGTACCGCGTCAGCGGCGCCGACACCTGGACGACCGCCAGCGACTCGATCACCGGGGAGGCGTACACGGTGGAGGAACTCACTTGTGGCACGTCGTACGCGGTTCAAGTGAGTGCCTTTGGGGACGGCGCCTCGCTTGCGGCCGAATGGGGCGCGGCCTCCGCGGCTCTCACGGCGGCGACGGCTTTGTGCGCGCCCCCGGCCCCGACCAAACTGGCCGCGGGCACGGTTGGGAAAACCAGCATCCCGCTCACGTGGGACGCCGTGACCGGCGCCGCGAAGTACCGCGTCGAGTACCGCGTCAGCGACACCGAGACCTGGACGACCGCCAGCGACGCGATCACCGCTGCGGCATACACGGTGGAGGAACTCACCTGCGGCACGGCCTATGAGTTCCGTGTGAGCATCTACGGCGACGGCTCCACCTTGGCCGCCGCGTGGGGGGCGGCTTCCACCGCCCTCGCCGCCAGCACCGGCGCCTGCGACCCCTGCGACCCGCTGGCCGTCGTCGACGCCACGCTGACGAAGGTCACCGGGACAACGGAGGTCAAATTCAATTGGGCCTATGGCAACGGATGCACCGAGTTCGAGGCGGCGCGGTATCACGTTGGCTACGCCGTAGAGTACGCCGATGGCACCAAGTCCACCGGTGAGTATCAGTCCATCACGGCTCCGCCCCTCACCTTCCGGCCGAAAATGACGCATGAGACCTCCGGGTCGCCGCTGGTGCGCTTCCGGTGGACCGATTTGGACTTTGTGCTCGAGGAGGGTGACGACCCGTCCGAGAACCTGACCTTCAGCTTCGATCCGGCGCCCAGCTTGGTCTACAACTGGCCGCCGGCGTTCGGGAAGGCCAGCTACGCGTTCACGCTGGCGGAAGACGCGGCGGTTGCCGCGGCGGTCGGCAGTGTGAGCGCCTCCGACCCCAACGACGGCGACACCGTGACCTATGCGATCACCGCAGGCAACACCGGCGACGCATTTGCGATCAACGCTGCGAACGGCGCGATCACGGTGGCGGGCGCGCTGGACTACGAGACCACGTCGACCTATTCCCTCACCGTCCAGGCGAGCGACTCGGAGAGCGCCGCCACAACCGTGACGGTCACCGTCACCGTGACGGACGTGGCCGAGCCGCCGGTGTTTGGCGCGGCCAGCTATGCCTTCTCCGTGGCCGAGGACGCGGCCGAGGCCGCCGCGGTGGGGACGGTCGGCGCGACGGTGCGCGCCAACGGCGCGGTGGCCTACGCGATCACGGCGGGCAACGACGCCGGCGGCTTTGCCATTGACACCAGCTCGGGCGCCATCACGGTGGCCGGCGCGCTGGACTACGAGGGCACGACGAGCTACGCGCTGACGGTGACGGCCAGTCACGGGGTGAGCACATCGACGGTCGCGGTGGCCATCACGGTGACGGACGTGGCCGAGCCGCCGGACTTCGGGGAGTCCAGCTACGCCTTCAGCGTTGCGGAAGACGCGGCGGAGGACGCTGCCGTGGGGACGATCGGCGCGACGGTGCGCGCCAATGGCGCGGTGAGCTACGCGATCACGGCGGGCAACGATGCCGGCGCCTTTGCCATCGATGCTAGCTCGGGCGCCATCACGGTGGACGGCGCGCTGGACTACGAGACCACCACGAGCTACGCGCTGACGGTGACGGCCAGTCACGGGGTGAGCACGTCGACGGTCTCGGTTGCGATCACGGTGACGGACGTGGCCGAGCCGCCGGTGTTCGGCGCGGCGAGCTATGCCTTCTCAGTGGCCGAGGACGCGGCGGAGGACGCCGCCGTGGGGACGGTCGGTGCGACGGTGCGCGCCAATGGCGCGGTGAGCTACGCGATCACGGCGGGCAACGATGCCGGCGCCTTTGCCATCGATGCTAGCTCGGGCGCCATCACGGTGGACGGCGCGCTGGACTACGAGACCACCACGAGCTACGCGCTGACGGTGACGGCCAGTCACGGGGTGAGCACGTCGACGGTCGCGGTGGCCATCACGGTCACGGACGTCGTGGACACCCGTCCGGCGAAGCCGACGAATCTGACGGCGACGGTGAATACCGCCGGCTCGATCACCTTGAGCTGGGACGATCCCGGTGACGAATCGATCACCGGCTACCAGATCCTGCGGAGGCGGCCCAGCGAGGGTGAAAAGACGTTGCTGGTCTACGTGAAAAACACGGGCAGCAGCAGCACCACGTACACCGACACGAGCGTGACCGATGGCGTGCGCCATGTCTACCGGATCAAGGCGATCAACGCCGTCGGCCTGAGCGAAATCTCCCACTTCGTGCGCGTCGACCCCTAGGAGCGCCGAATCCACAGCTTCACCGCAATGACCAGAGTGGCTCGCACATGCGATTCCCAAGGCCAGTCGGACGAGGCTGGGGTGTGGCCCACCGGCACGTGGAGCAGACGCAACAGTTGATTTCACATGTGACATCGCCGCCTCATCGGCCGAGTCGGAGGGTGCCCACATCGAACATCGGCACCTGGCAGAGCCTTAGACGTTGGTGGCGGCTGTGGAGATGTTGCCGCGACGGCTCCGGCCGGGCCGAACGGCCGACAGAAACGTTGGCAGACGTTGGCAAAACGCCAAAAGACGAGCGTTTCGGGGCGGCGAAAACCGGCTCCCAAACCTGGTACCCCCGGTAGGAATCGAACCTACAACCTTCGGATTAAGAGTCCGCTGCTCTGCCAATTGAGCTACGGAGGCCGGTTGCCCAGTCTACTGGCGCGGTGCTGGCGGGCTCAATGATCGGGCGCCGACGGCGACATGAATTAAGCTGGACGGCATGAGCAGCGACGCCCCGCAAGAGCCCCTGGATCTGAAACGTGAAGGACGACGCTGGCGGCTCGCATCCACGCCGACCCCTCAAGTGTCCACGATGACCGCCCGCGCCGCCCCGCCCGAATGACGATCCTGCGACACATTGCCGACGTTCCGCTCTATGCGGCGATCGGCGTCGGGCCGCTGGTGGCCGGGCGGACGGTCATCGATGGATTTATCGGTGTCCAGGGCGATCCTTGGCTCGGGCGCACGTCGCTCACCATCGAGTGGCTGGCATTTGTGGTGCTCGGCTACTTCTTCACGCGAACCATGGTTGGGCTGGCGTTGGACTACGAGGCCTTCTGGCGCGTGCCGGGTCGGGTGAGCGAGTTTGCCGCGCTGCTGGCGGTGGAGACGACCCCCGGGCCACTGCATGCGCACGTGGAGCGCGCCGGGGGCGACGTTTCGGCGGCGCTTCACGCCCGAGCGCTGCGTGAAGCGGGCATCGGCGGAGGACCGCTCGGTCGGCTGAACTATTCCTACATCGCCATCCGGGCGGGCTGCCTCGGGGCCTTGGTTGCGCTGGTCTGCCTGGTTGTGGAGCTGCTGCGACGGGCGGCGAGCGGCGAACAAGACGTGCTGCTCATCGGGATTCTCGCGGCCGGCGCGGCGGCGGCGGTGCTTGTCGCATCGTTTGCCAGCCGGATTATCGGCCGCGGCGTCGCCT includes these proteins:
- a CDS encoding cadherin domain-containing protein; translated protein: MLKVDVDGDGTATWRELGQQYPNVPPAFAEGETATRSVDENTATGQDIGAPVTATDADEGDVVTYALGGTDAASFDLDTATGQLRTSAALDYETQADYEVTITASDDHGDGSSITVTITVGDLVDSPPAPANLAAGTVTASTVPLSWDAVTGAAKYRVEYRVKDAETWTTDDETLTTATHTVDELYCGTAYEFRVSTYGDGTTHTAEWSAPSGTVAAATSACPAPVFGDETYAFSLAEDAATDADVGTITATITGGPPVTYAITAGNTAGAFAIDAASGELTVAKALDYETTASYALTVTASYGASTATAAVAITVTNVVEPPVFGAASYAFTVAEDAGISTTIGTVAATDPEGGTVIYYDITAGDDDSLFAVDVLAGRLVVAVPLDYESTASHTLTVRASTPDDAETTVTVTVTVTDVAEPPVFGAESYAFSVAGDAALEADVGTVTATVRANGAVSYSISAGDENGAFTIDDATGELTVAAALDYATTASYALTVTASHGVSTTTVPVAITITAPTPVFDEASYAFGVADDAVVGTAVGTVAASVVGSSAIAHTITAGNTGDAFAIAQASGQLTVAAALDADTVSTYTLTVQASVGSGDDVKTATTTVTLTVQGAPPAPANLTAGTLTQTSVPLSWDAVTGAAKYRVEYRATATESEESETGESGTEESDEEETVSWITDDETLTGTTHTVDELTCGTAYEFRVTAFGDQVVHTAAWGTPATAVSATTAICPPPAPDNLAAGTVGKTSIPLTWDAVTGAAKYRLEYRVSDTDTWSSASDAITAAAYTVDDLTCGTSYEVQVSAFGDGVSLVAEWGAASTVVTAATALCAPPAPTNVAAGTVGKTSIPLTWDAVTGAAKYRVEYRVSGADTWTTASDSITGEAYTVEELTCGTSYAVQVSAFGDGASLAAEWGAASAALTAATALCAPPAPTKLAAGTVGKTSIPLTWDAVTGAAKYRVEYRVSDTETWTTASDAITAAAYTVEELTCGTAYEFRVSIYGDGSTLAAAWGAASTALAASTGACDPCDPLAVVDATLTKVTGTTEVKFNWAYGNGCTEFEAARYHVGYAVEYADGTKSTGEYQSITAPPLTFRPKMTHETSGSPLVRFRWTDLDFVLEEGDDPSENLTFSFDPAPSLVYNWPPAFGKASYAFTLAEDAAVAAAVGSVSASDPNDGDTVTYAITAGNTGDAFAINAANGAITVAGALDYETTSTYSLTVQASDSESAATTVTVTVTVTDVAEPPVFGAASYAFSVAEDAAEAAAVGTVGATVRANGAVAYAITAGNDAGGFAIDTSSGAITVAGALDYEGTTSYALTVTASHGVSTSTVAVAITVTDVAEPPDFGESSYAFSVAEDAAEDAAVGTIGATVRANGAVSYAITAGNDAGAFAIDASSGAITVDGALDYETTTSYALTVTASHGVSTSTVSVAITVTDVAEPPVFGAASYAFSVAEDAAEDAAVGTVGATVRANGAVSYAITAGNDAGAFAIDASSGAITVDGALDYETTTSYALTVTASHGVSTSTVAVAITVTDVVDTRPAKPTNLTATVNTAGSITLSWDDPGDESITGYQILRRRPSEGEKTLLVYVKNTGSSSTTYTDTSVTDGVRHVYRIKAINAVGLSEISHFVRVDP